TTTAAAACCCCAACTCTTTGGGGAGAGCTAGGGCTACTGATTCTTATTCATTATTTCGTTCATCTTTGATCTCATCTCGCATCCCTTCAATTGCTTTCTCGCGACGCTCGTTCTTCGCTTTTATTTTCTCCTTATCTTCTCCGGAGGAAAATTCCATCGTATCCTGGGCTTCCTCCAGATTTTGCATGGTATCTTGGACCATATCTTGAAGTTTCTCTGCATTATCACTACGATCATCCGGTTTTGGCTGATGATTTTTGTCAGTCATCATGATGCTCCTTTCTTTCAAAAGCTATTACTATTTTTTTCAACAACTAACATTCTTATACGCGAAAAAGTTTCCCTTTTCACAAAAAGGCCATCTTTTGTGTGATTCAATAATCATTCACAGAAGATGGCTTCTCATTATGATAGTTCTTTTCGCTTTACGGATTGATGCATTCTCTTTTCTAAGTTTTTTTCGATTTTTTCCATTAGTAAATGGTCCTTCAAAATTTGTTGACGATTTTCCCGAACTAATTCATCAAATGCAAGTCTTTTCTTTAAAGACACAGCAGCTCACTCCTTTTAAAAAGAAGTATTGCCACTAAATCCAAATATTATAACAGTTAATTGATTGAATTTATTGTTTCCTCCATAAAGTCATACGTCATTGGTCCAACTTTTCTCGGTGCTTGAATGGTTCCATCTGTACCTACAAAGTAAGTAGTTGGTACAGTAATAGCCTTATAATCA
This region of Virgibacillus sp. NKC19-3 genomic DNA includes:
- the tlp gene encoding small acid-soluble spore protein Tlp, which codes for MTDKNHQPKPDDRSDNAEKLQDMVQDTMQNLEEAQDTMEFSSGEDKEKIKAKNERREKAIEGMRDEIKDERNNE
- a CDS encoding FbpB family small basic protein, with translation MSLKKRLAFDELVRENRQQILKDHLLMEKIEKNLEKRMHQSVKRKELS